In the Haloferula helveola genome, one interval contains:
- a CDS encoding restriction endonuclease — MFDATQLAARIASVDAATTNHQKGQSFEQLAMYLFEHLDGVEISEHNAMMDSEEIDIVLWNAQTEAILRPWEAVILVECKNWNSRVGAQALDAFISKLRRRFLRTGIFIAAEGVTGDFVDGTGTEVGAAGIIRSALQEGIRVVVITMDDIRGFGSLDDIRNLIKQRYCKLYVHKIF; from the coding sequence ATGTTCGACGCAACCCAGCTTGCGGCGCGCATTGCGAGTGTCGATGCCGCCACCACCAACCATCAAAAGGGTCAGAGCTTCGAGCAGTTAGCTATGTATCTCTTTGAGCATCTGGATGGAGTGGAGATTTCAGAGCACAACGCCATGATGGACTCCGAAGAGATTGATATCGTCCTTTGGAATGCACAGACCGAGGCCATTCTCAGGCCGTGGGAAGCGGTAATCTTAGTGGAATGCAAGAATTGGAACTCGCGGGTGGGCGCTCAAGCTCTAGACGCATTTATTTCGAAGCTTCGACGGAGGTTCCTCCGAACCGGTATTTTTATTGCGGCAGAGGGAGTCACAGGCGATTTCGTTGACGGGACTGGAACGGAGGTCGGCGCAGCCGGAATCATCAGAAGCGCCCTCCAAGAGGGGATCCGAGTGGTAGTTATCACCATGGACGACATTCGTGGATTCGGGTCGTTGGATGACATTCGGAATTTGATCAAGCAGCGATACTGCAAGCTCTACGTCCACAAGATATTCTAA